ACAATGCGGCCCTGTCGCGCGCTGCCTCCATAGTTAAATGGATATAACACGCCCCTCCTAAGGGCGAATTGGTGGTTCGATTCCACCTGGGGGTACCAGCCCCTCCGCACTGCGCAGCCCCACCCCGTAACGACAAAATATGTTATTTTTGTCAAAAACGAATATAGCACCTCACAATATATTCGTAAAATCTTATGCAGTGCGATACGCTGGATACAGCGTTTTCGGCATAAAGAATACGGAGCGCCATGCCAGCAGAAGACGTGGCAAAAGAGACAACCCGCTGAGGAGGGTGCGGCGTGACACTTCAGGATTGCAATCAGCAGAACGCTCCCCAGCCATTGGTTCTGGCGGTTGATGACGCCCCGATCAATCTGACGATTCTGGCGGCACGACTTGAACCCGAGGGGATCGATGTTCGCCTGGCTGGCGATGGCCGGACAGCATTGGACTATGCACACCTTGAGCCGCGCCCCGACCTCATCCTGCTTGATGTGATGATGCCCGACATGGACGGCTATGCCGTTCTGGAGGCTTTGCGCAGAAGCCCTGAAACACGCGATATTCCGGTCATTTTCGTCACCGCCCGCAACCAGACCGAGGATGAGGAAAAGGCTTTACGGGCAGGCGCGGTCGACTACATCACCAAACCGATCAATCCAGCCATCCTGATGGCACGCGTCCATTTGCAACTGGAACTGAAACGCGCCCGGGAATTGGCGAGCGGACAGAAAAACTGGCTGGAGCAAGAGGTCAATCGCCGCATTGCCGAAAACAATCTGCTCGATACCCGCCTGCAAGTCGCGCTGTCACTGACCGGTTTTGGCACTTGGGAAAACGACCGGACGGCCGGCATTTCGCGCTGGAGCGAATCGCTCAACCAGATTCTGGGTTTGACGCAAAGCCCCAATTTACTGTCCGACGTCCTGGAACGTGCGCACCCCGAGGATTGCCTCAAGGTTCAAAGCAGCCTGACCGGGCAAGACGCAACGGACCATGAAGTGCACATCGAAGAATTCCGCCTGCGCCACGAAGATGGTCACTGGGTCTGGCTGGAAGTGCGCAGTAAAGTCACGCAGCGGGATAGCGACGGACAAGCTCGAATCACCACGGGCACGATGTCCGATATCGGCAAGCGAAAATCAACCGAACTTGCCGAACGCCTTGCCTCGGTTGTATTCACGGGCATTAACGACGGAATTTGCATCACCGATCAAGACAAGAACATTCTGCTGGTCAACAAGGCTTTTACCAAGGTGACTGCCTACTCGCCGGAAGAAATCATTGGTCAGACACCTGAAATCCTGCGTTCCGGCCTGCATGGCGAAGCGTTTTACCAGGAAATGCAGGAAAGCATCCAGCAACATGACAACTGGCAAGGTGAAATCACCAATCGGCGTAAGGATGGAGAACTGGTCACCGAATGGCTCAGTATTTCGGCGGTCCGCGATTCCCGCGGTCAACTGACTAATTACGTCGGAATTTTCAGCGACCTTTCCGAACGAAAAGCGGCTGCCGAGCGAATCCAGTACCTGTCCAGCTACGACCCGCTGACCAACCTGCCGAACCGTAATCTATTTGGCGACCGGCTCGATCAGGCATTGATCGTGGCCCGCCGCTTTGAACGTGAAACAGCCGTCATCCTGCTTGATCTGGATCGATTCAGAACGATCAACGATACCTTCGGGCCTCCTGCTGGCGACAGCGTACTGATGGAAGTAGCCCGCCGTCTGAATCTGCAAGTCCGCGACGGAGACACGATAGGACGCCGCTCGGGTAACGAATTTGGCTTTGTGATGGCCAATTTGAGCCATGAACACGATGCCATTGCCCTGGCACAACGCATGCTCGATGCAATTGCCGTTCCCTTCACCATCGGCGAACATGCGATGGTCATTACGGCGAGTATCGGAATCAGCGTTTCGATGCGGGACGGCGGCAGTGCAGAAACCCTGCTCAACAATGCCGATGTCGCCCTGCTGCGCGCCAAACAAGGCGGTCGCAACACCTTCCGCTTCTACTCCCCGGAGATGAATGCCAATGCCGCACGCCGCCTGGGGCTCGAAGCCGCCCTGCGCGACGCTTTGCACAACAACGAACTCGCCGTTTTCTATCAACCGCAGGTCAGTCTCGAAAGTGGCAACCTGCTCGGCATGGAAGCGCTGCTGCGCTGGAACACACCGGCCTTCGGGCAGATATCGCCCGCCGAGTTCATCCCGATCGCAGAAGAAACCGGGATGATCGTACCGATCGGCGAGTGGGTCCTGCGGCAAGCCTGCCAGCAAACCCGCCAGTGGCTGGACCTGGGGCTGGCCAACCTGAGAGTTGCGGTCAACCTGTCGACACGGCAATTTCGCCAGCGCAACCTGATTGACCAGGTAAGGCGCGCATTGACAGAAAGCGGTTTGCCGCCTCATGCACTGGAACTTGAAATTACCGAAAGCGCGTTTATCGACGATGTCGACGAAGCCATTGCCCAATGCCGTGCGCTCAAGGCGCTGGGCACCAAGCTTTCGCTCGACGACTTCGGAACGGGCTATTCATCGCTGGCCTACATTTCCCGCTTTCCCTTCGACAAGATCAAAATCGATCAAAGTTTCATTCGCGACATCATCGAAAACCCGGCCAACGCTGCGATTGCGACGGCCACCATCGTCATGGCCCGCAGCCAGAACCTGGCCGTCCTTGCTGAAGGCGTCGAGACGGAAGCCCAGGCAAGCTTCCTTCGTGGCCGCCGTTGCGATGCCATGCAAGGCTTTCTGTTCAGCCACCCCTTGCCAGCCAGCGAATTTGCCCAACTGATGACGGCGAACAAACGCCTGCCGATCGCCGACGCCCCCCGCGAAAGCGCCCAGACACTACTGATCGTCGATGATGAGCCGAACATACTGGCATCGCTCTCGCGCCTGCTTCGTCGAGAAAGTTTTCAGGTTCTGACGGCCAATTCACCCAGTGAAGCTTTTGAATATCTGGCCAAGCACCCGATCCAGGTCATTTTGTCCGATCAGCGCATGCCGGAAATGAGCGGTACCGAATTCTTCGCACGCGTCAAACAGCTGCACCCGGACACGATCCGTATCGTCCTGACCGGCTATACCGACCTTGAATCAGTCACTGGGGCGATCAACCGCGGTGCAATCTACAAGTTCCTCACCAAGCCCTGGGACGACGACCAGTTGCGCGAACAAATCCGGGATGCCTTCCGTCTGGCAAAAGACATACGCCCCCAACACAGCCGGAATGAAGCATGAAACATATCTCCGCCAACTTCCTGCGCGCCTTTCTGCCAGCCGCCGCACTGGTCATTTTCGGCAGCTGGATAAGCAACCCGGCCCATGACTGGCAATCTTGGGGATTCGCTTTTCTACTGCTCGCCGCCTATGCCTGGATACTCGGCTCACAACTCAAGAGTGCAGCGGCAGAAGCCCTGGCCCAACAGCGCTATCACGCCATTTTCGATCACTCGACTGTCGGCATGGCGCGTGCCTCGGCCGATAAATATTGGCTGGAAGTGAATCCGGCGCTCTGCCGGATATTGGGCAGCAATGCCCAAACCTTGCTGGGCAAAACCTGGGCGGAAATGACCCACCCGGACGACCTGCCCGGCAGCCTGATACATTTCGAAGCCATCCTGCGCGGCGAATCAAACGGGTATTCGATGGAGCGGCGCTTTGTCTGTGACGACGGATTGATCATCCACACCTTCATGTCGACCTACGCCATACGCAAGCCGAACGGGCAGCTCGACTGCCTGGCGATCGTTGTCGAAGATCTATCGAACTGGATTCTGGCCGAGAAGGAATGGGAACGCTCGGCCAAAACCCTGCAACGCTTTGTCGATCACATGCCGGGAACAGCCTACATCAAGGATGCTGACAGACGAATCCTGGTGGCCGGCAAAGGGTTCACCAATCTGCTGGGCGTTGATCCGCGACGCATGATCGGACATACCTCGGAAGAGTTTTTCCCGGAATCGATCGGCCAAAAAATTGCCATCGATGACGCCAGGATTCTCGCCAGCGGCAAGACAGAAGTCATTGACGACTCATTCGACGGACGCCATTACGAATCTACCAAATTCGTCATTCCCAGGGACGATGGCCCGGCCGACCTGGGCGGCATCACGATCGATGTTACCGCGCGGCGTGAAGCCGAACTCCAGCTGGCACACCAGGCACGACGTTCAAGCGTCCTGCTTGAGTTGCCAGCCAAAGCGGAGGCTCTGCCAGAGTGCGAATTCATGCAATACGCACTGGAACAAGCCGAAGAACTGACGCAAAGCCGGATCGGTTCGATTCATTTCATCAACGACGATGGCCAGCAACTCGAACTGGTGGCATGGTCGAACTGCACCGAAGACAGAGAGTGCACGGCGGCCTCCGCCAGCCATTACCCACTCAGCGAGGCCGGCCTCTGGGCCGATTCTCTGCGCCAGATGCAGCCCGCCGTCATCAACGACTACGCGGCGATGCCATGCAAACCCGGCCTGCCCGAAGAATACACCGGCCTCAAGCGCCTGCTCAGCGTCCCGGTCGTCAATACCGGAAAAGTCCGCATGCTCACCAGTCTGGGCAACAAGCCGTGTGATTACACGGATATCGATGTTGAAACCGTCCAGCTGATCAGCAATGAAATCTGGCGGATCGTTCGCCGGCAACGCACGGAAAGTGCCTTGCGACTTGCCATGCAGGTCGTCAATGCCAGCCCGGTCGTCTGCTTCCGCTGGTCGGCCAGCGAAGGCTGGCCGGTCGTTTTTGTTTCAGACAACGTCAAGCAATGGGGTTACACGCCAGCCCAACTCATTGCCGGCACACCTTCGTTCAGCAGCCTGATTCATCCGGACGACCTGCGCCGTGTCAGCGAAGAAATCAGCCAGAAATCCGCCGCCGGGCTGCCGGGCCACGAACAGGAATATCGCCTGCTTACGGCCGAAAACAAGGTCATCTGGGTCGTCGACCGCACGATTGTCCTGCGCAACGAAGCTGGCGACATCATTTTCTACGATGGCGTTTTAACCGACATTACCGAGCGCAAGCAACAGCAACTGATGCTGGCTGAAAATCTGGATCACCAGCAGCAACTCAACAAGCGTCTTGAAGAAGCCAACAACCAGTTGTTGCAATCCGAAAAAATGGCTTCGATCGGCCAGCTCGCAGCCGGCATTGCACATGAGCTGAATAATCCCATCGGCTTTGTACACTCCAATCTCGGCACGCTCGACGGCTATGTTCACGACTTGATGAGCATCATCAGTGCCTACGAAGAGCAGCTCGGCGCACCGGCCGATGCAGCGCATGCAGAGATCATCCGGCGTCTGAAAGCCGAATACGATTTCGAATTTCTCGAACAAGACATTTTCAGCCTGCTGGGTGAATCCAAGGATGGCTTGAGTCGTGTCCGCAAGATTGTTCAGGATTTGAAGAGCTTCTCGCATGTTGGCGAGCAGGAATGGCAGGAGGCCGACCTCCACCAAGGGATCGATTCGACCCTGAACATTGTCTGGAACGAGCTCAAATACAAATGCAAGGTGGTCAAGGAATATGGCGACCTGCCGCACATTTACTGCCTGATCTCGCAACTCAACCAGGTATTCATGAATCTGCTGGTCAACGCCGGGCATGCCATTGAGACACAAGGCACCATCACCATCCGGACACAGCGCAGCGGCACCGACATGGTCTGTATCGAAATCAGCGATACCGGCAAGGGCATCTCGCCCGAGCATATCAACCGGATTTTTGAACCCTTCTTCACCACCAAACCGGTCGGCAAAGGCACGGGGCTGGGACTTTCCCTGTCCTACAGCATCGTCAAACGCCATTGCGGCCGCATTGAAGTCGACAGTCAGCCAGGACACGGCAGTACATTTCGGATATTGCTGCCGATTCATCCAAGCCCTGAAACCCAAGCCAAAACGCCGGAGACCTTTCCATGACCGAGGCCAGCACCGCCTCCACCCTGCTGCTCGTTGATGATGAGCCCAGCATCCTGTCGTCCTTGCGACGTCTTTTCCGGCCGCACGGCTACCGTATATTTACGGCGGAAAGCGGCGCCGAAGGATTGGAAATACTTGAACGAGAACACGTCGATCTGATCATTTCCGACATGCGCATGCCGGAAATGGATGGCGCCACCTTTCTCAAGCACGCCAAAGGGCGCTGGCCGCAAACCATGCGGCTGTTGCTGACCGGCTACGCAGATATCACATCGACCGTCGCCGCCATCAACCAGGGCGAAATTTATCGTTACATCGCCAAGCCCTGGGACGACAGCGAAATCATCACCGTCGTCCGCGAAGCACTGGAGCGCCAGCGGCTCGAAGCTGAGAACCTGCGTCTGACGGCCCTGACCCAGGCCCAGAACGACGAGCTGAAAGCCCTCAACGCCAGCCTGGAGCAGAAAGTGGCCGAGCGTACGGCCGAGTTGCGTCAAGCGCTCAGCTTTGTCGAACAGGCTCACGGCGAACTGAAGAAATCCTTTCTGACCAGCGTTCAGGTCTTTGCCGGACTGATCGAACTGCGCAGCGGCCCGGCCGGCAGCCAGATGACCGGACATGGCCGGCGGGTGGCCGAGGCGGCCCGCCAGGTTGCGCTGCGCATGGGCCTCGCCGACAGCGAAGTCCAGAATGTGATGCTGTCCGGCCTGCTGCACGATATCGGCAAACTCGGCTTGCCCGATGACCTGCTGACCAAGCCTTACAACACACTGAGCGGCGAACAGCGCACCCAGGTCATGAAGCACCCGGTCATCGGCCAGAACATTCTGCTGGGCATCGACAAGTTCAAGGACGCCGCCCTGCTCGTCCGTCATCACCATGAATGCTACGACGGCAGCGGCTACCCCGACCGGCTGTCCGGCATCGCCATTCCGCAAGGCAGCCGGATTCTCAGCGTGGTCAATGATTACGATTCGCTGCAAATTGGCACGCTGGTCCAACGGCCGCTCAAGCCGGGCGAAGCCATGAGCTTTCTGATCGAGAACCGGGGCAAGCGCTACGACCCTGCCGCGGTCGACGCGTTCGCCACCTATATTTCCGAAACACACAAACCGGATGTCAGGGAAAGCCCCTTGCGCACGATGCACCTCAAGCCGGGCATGCAACTCAGCCGCGACCTGATGCACCGCGACGGCTACATGCTGTTGGTCAAAGGCAGCACGCTGAACAGCGAAATCATCGGGCAACTGATCAAGATGGAACAGGCCGAGCAGCACACGCTGACTCTCTACATCCGCCAGGAGGACAAATGAGCCGTATCCTGATTGTCGATGATGAGGAATCCATCCTCAAATCCTTGCAACGACTGTTACGTGTTGCTCCCTGCTCGTTCGGCGCCAAAACCTTTCAGCTCGAGGTCCGTATCTTCAACTCGCCGCTGCTCGCGCTTGAAGCCGCCCGCACCGAGGAATTCGATCTCTTCATCAGCGACTACCGCATGCCGGTCATGGATGGCATCGAGTTCCTCAAGGCAGCCAAGGCCATCCAGCCCGATGCCGCGCGCCTGATCCTGTCCGGGTATGCCGATCTCAACGCCCTGCTTCGTGCGGTCAACGAGGTCGGGATCGAACGTTTCATCGGCAAGCCGTGGAACGAATACGAATTGCTCTCGGCCATCGCCCAGATTCTGGCGCATCGTGAATTGCAACTGGAAAACCGG
The sequence above is drawn from the Dechloromonas sp. TW-R-39-2 genome and encodes:
- a CDS encoding EAL domain-containing protein, with amino-acid sequence MTLQDCNQQNAPQPLVLAVDDAPINLTILAARLEPEGIDVRLAGDGRTALDYAHLEPRPDLILLDVMMPDMDGYAVLEALRRSPETRDIPVIFVTARNQTEDEEKALRAGAVDYITKPINPAILMARVHLQLELKRARELASGQKNWLEQEVNRRIAENNLLDTRLQVALSLTGFGTWENDRTAGISRWSESLNQILGLTQSPNLLSDVLERAHPEDCLKVQSSLTGQDATDHEVHIEEFRLRHEDGHWVWLEVRSKVTQRDSDGQARITTGTMSDIGKRKSTELAERLASVVFTGINDGICITDQDKNILLVNKAFTKVTAYSPEEIIGQTPEILRSGLHGEAFYQEMQESIQQHDNWQGEITNRRKDGELVTEWLSISAVRDSRGQLTNYVGIFSDLSERKAAAERIQYLSSYDPLTNLPNRNLFGDRLDQALIVARRFERETAVILLDLDRFRTINDTFGPPAGDSVLMEVARRLNLQVRDGDTIGRRSGNEFGFVMANLSHEHDAIALAQRMLDAIAVPFTIGEHAMVITASIGISVSMRDGGSAETLLNNADVALLRAKQGGRNTFRFYSPEMNANAARRLGLEAALRDALHNNELAVFYQPQVSLESGNLLGMEALLRWNTPAFGQISPAEFIPIAEETGMIVPIGEWVLRQACQQTRQWLDLGLANLRVAVNLSTRQFRQRNLIDQVRRALTESGLPPHALELEITESAFIDDVDEAIAQCRALKALGTKLSLDDFGTGYSSLAYISRFPFDKIKIDQSFIRDIIENPANAAIATATIVMARSQNLAVLAEGVETEAQASFLRGRRCDAMQGFLFSHPLPASEFAQLMTANKRLPIADAPRESAQTLLIVDDEPNILASLSRLLRRESFQVLTANSPSEAFEYLAKHPIQVILSDQRMPEMSGTEFFARVKQLHPDTIRIVLTGYTDLESVTGAINRGAIYKFLTKPWDDDQLREQIRDAFRLAKDIRPQHSRNEA
- a CDS encoding PAS domain S-box protein: MKHISANFLRAFLPAAALVIFGSWISNPAHDWQSWGFAFLLLAAYAWILGSQLKSAAAEALAQQRYHAIFDHSTVGMARASADKYWLEVNPALCRILGSNAQTLLGKTWAEMTHPDDLPGSLIHFEAILRGESNGYSMERRFVCDDGLIIHTFMSTYAIRKPNGQLDCLAIVVEDLSNWILAEKEWERSAKTLQRFVDHMPGTAYIKDADRRILVAGKGFTNLLGVDPRRMIGHTSEEFFPESIGQKIAIDDARILASGKTEVIDDSFDGRHYESTKFVIPRDDGPADLGGITIDVTARREAELQLAHQARRSSVLLELPAKAEALPECEFMQYALEQAEELTQSRIGSIHFINDDGQQLELVAWSNCTEDRECTAASASHYPLSEAGLWADSLRQMQPAVINDYAAMPCKPGLPEEYTGLKRLLSVPVVNTGKVRMLTSLGNKPCDYTDIDVETVQLISNEIWRIVRRQRTESALRLAMQVVNASPVVCFRWSASEGWPVVFVSDNVKQWGYTPAQLIAGTPSFSSLIHPDDLRRVSEEISQKSAAGLPGHEQEYRLLTAENKVIWVVDRTIVLRNEAGDIIFYDGVLTDITERKQQQLMLAENLDHQQQLNKRLEEANNQLLQSEKMASIGQLAAGIAHELNNPIGFVHSNLGTLDGYVHDLMSIISAYEEQLGAPADAAHAEIIRRLKAEYDFEFLEQDIFSLLGESKDGLSRVRKIVQDLKSFSHVGEQEWQEADLHQGIDSTLNIVWNELKYKCKVVKEYGDLPHIYCLISQLNQVFMNLLVNAGHAIETQGTITIRTQRSGTDMVCIEISDTGKGISPEHINRIFEPFFTTKPVGKGTGLGLSLSYSIVKRHCGRIEVDSQPGHGSTFRILLPIHPSPETQAKTPETFP
- a CDS encoding HD domain-containing phosphohydrolase; its protein translation is MTEASTASTLLLVDDEPSILSSLRRLFRPHGYRIFTAESGAEGLEILEREHVDLIISDMRMPEMDGATFLKHAKGRWPQTMRLLLTGYADITSTVAAINQGEIYRYIAKPWDDSEIITVVREALERQRLEAENLRLTALTQAQNDELKALNASLEQKVAERTAELRQALSFVEQAHGELKKSFLTSVQVFAGLIELRSGPAGSQMTGHGRRVAEAARQVALRMGLADSEVQNVMLSGLLHDIGKLGLPDDLLTKPYNTLSGEQRTQVMKHPVIGQNILLGIDKFKDAALLVRHHHECYDGSGYPDRLSGIAIPQGSRILSVVNDYDSLQIGTLVQRPLKPGEAMSFLIENRGKRYDPAAVDAFATYISETHKPDVRESPLRTMHLKPGMQLSRDLMHRDGYMLLVKGSTLNSEIIGQLIKMEQAEQHTLTLYIRQEDK
- a CDS encoding response regulator, which translates into the protein MSRILIVDDEESILKSLQRLLRVAPCSFGAKTFQLEVRIFNSPLLALEAARTEEFDLFISDYRMPVMDGIEFLKAAKAIQPDAARLILSGYADLNALLRAVNEVGIERFIGKPWNEYELLSAIAQILAHRELQLENRELANLVRLEMGDLTPEQLEAERLERIEPGITEVNWGPDGSILLDTDFPENQSEV